CGATACAACTGATCTGTTTTTAAGGTTGTAGGACGTTCGTATTTCTTGGTAACAGAGCACGCGCTAATTAGTGCGGCTGTTATTACCATTAAAATATATTTATTTGAACTATTCGTCATTTCTTTCTTAATTAAATTTTACTCTTTGTGAGCTTCTATTAAATGAATTTCCTCTTCATCGTCGTCATCGTCATAACCATCTTTCGCTGGGCCACTTATCTTTTCCTGTAAGTTTTGGAAAATGATAAATAGAACTGGAATTACGAAAACCCCTAAAATGGTTCCTATTAACATACCTCCAACAGCTCCAGTACCAATCGATTTGTTACCAACAGCTCCCGCTCCAGAAGCAAACATCAATGGAACTAATCCTAAAATAAAGGCGAATGAAGTCATCAAAATTGGACGTAAACGTGCTACTGCTCCTTCAATTGCAGCTTGCACAACTGGCAGTCCTTTTCGTCTTCTGTCTAAGGCAAATTCGACAATCAAAATACCGTTCTTGGCGAGAAGTCCAATCAACATGATTAAGGAAATCTGTAAGTAAATGTTACTATTCAATTTGAAAATAATCGAGAACAAATAAGCTCCAGCTAATCCAAACGGAATTGACAATAATACCGCAAATGGCAGAATATAACTTTCGTACTGCGCACTTAATAAGAAATAAACGAACACCAAACACAGCACGAAAATGAATATCGTTTCACTTCCAGAAGCTAATTCCTCACGGGTTAATCCAGAGAATTCATAACCATAACCCGCTGGAAGATTTTCTGCAGCAACTTCCTGAATTGCTTTAATCGCATCTCCAGAACTATAACCTGGTTTTGGTGCTCCCGTAATCGAAATTGACGTAAATAAGTTAAATCTCGAAATAGATTCTGGCCCAAAAACTCTCGTCATTTTTACAAACTCAGTAATTGGTGCCATATTTCCAGCGCTGTTACGAACAAAGATTTTATTCAATCCCTGCGTATTCGCTCTAAACTCTGGAGAAGCCTGAACCATTACACGGTATTGTTTTCCGAACTTATTGAAGTTGGAAGCATACAATCCTCCGTAATAACCTTGCATTGTTGAAAGAATTGTATTTACAGAAACTCCCGCATCTTTCGCTTTCGCTAAATTAATATCCATCATATACTGAGGGAATCCAGGGTTGAAAGGCGTTGTTGCGTACTGAATTTCTGGACGTTCAGATAACTTCGCTAAGAATTCGTTATTTACTTTGAAGAATTCAGCAGTAGTATGCCCTCCTTTATCCTGTAATTGGAATTCGAATCCACCACTTTGTCCAAAACCTTGAATAGTTGGCGGCGAAATAAAGAATATACTAGCCTCACGAATACCGCTTGTTTTAGCAAAAAGCTGTCCGATTACATCATCAACACTTAAATCACGCTGATCCCAAGGATATAATTTCACGATTACCATACTGTAAGCACTACCTGCTCCAGCTGTAAAGTTCTGCCCAACAATTCGAAGTGTATTTTTTACTCCAGGAATTGTCTTCGCAATACTATCGACTCTTTTGGCAATAATATCCGAACGCTCCATAGAAGCTGATGGCGGTAAGCTGATATTCGCGAAAACTGTTCCCTGATCTTCCGAAGGAACGAAAGCAGACGGCGTAGTTTTCATCATATAAACCAATGCCAAACCAGCAATGATAATAGAAGCTAAAGCAATCCATTTTTTAACAGAAAGGAAACTTACAGAACGTTTGTATCGCTGCGTTACATTATCAAATGCAACGTTAAATGATGTATAAAAACGCTGTAAAAAGCTTTTATGTTTGTGATCGTCAGCATGTGGTTTCAATAAAAGCGCACACAAAGCAGGACTTAATGTCAAGGCATTTACTGCCGAAAGAATAATCGCTACAGCCAGTGTAATACCAAACTGTTTGTAGAAAACCCCTGTTGATCCCGTAATAAAGGTTACTGGAATAAATACCGCTGCCATTACCAATGTAATCGAAATAATCGCTCCCGAAATTTCATCCATTGCATGAATAGTCGCTTTTTTAGCCGATTTGTATCCGTCATCCAATTTGGCGTGGACGGCCTCGACGACGACAATCGCATCATCGACCACAATACCAATAGCGAGTACCATCGCAAAAAGTGTCAATAAGTTGATCGTGAATCCGAATAAATTCAGGAAGAAGAACGTACCCACAATCGCAACCGGAACTGCAATTGCTGGAATTAAAGTCGATCTAAAATCTTGAAGGAAAATAAAAACTACGATGAAAACTAAGATAAATGCTTCAACCAAAGTGTGAATTACTTTCTCAATAGAAGCATCTAAGTTTTCGTTGACATCTACCATGATGGTATATTTCATACCTTTTGGAAAGCTTTTTGCCGCTTCTTCAATTAATTTTTTAGAATTGATAATTACATCACGTGCATTTGATCCTGGAGTCTGGCTGATTGCCATTGCTGCAGATTCTACACCGTTTGTTTTAATTGTGGAAGAATAACTTAAAGATCCTAACTCTACTTTAGCCACATCTTTAAGTCGCAGCATCTGTCCATTTCCAACAGATTTAATGATAATCTCCTCGAATTCTTTAGCCGATGTTAAACGTCCTTTGTACTTAATAACATATTGAAATGCCTGATTTCCGTTTTCTCCAAATTTACCTGGAGCTGCTTCTATATTCTGCTCTGCTAATGCTGCCGAAATATCGCTCGGAATCAATTTATATTGCTGCATTACGTCTGGTTTCAGCCAAATTCTCATTGAGTAATCTTTTGCACCAAAAACGGTCACATCTCCTACTCCAACTACACGCTGAATCTGTGGTACAAGATTGATTTTAGCATAGTTTTGAAGAAACGTCTGGTCGTAAGCTTTATCATCACTATATAAAGAGAAAATCAATAAGTTACTACTCTGACTTTTGGTTACAGTAACCCCAGCCTGCGTTACCTCGACAGGTAATAAACTTGTTGCTCTGGAAACTCTGTTCTGAACGTTTACCGCAGCTAAATCAGGATTGGTTCCAACTTTAAAGAAAACTTTAATAGAAGCATTACCATCGTTTGTTGCTGTAGAAGTCATATAAGTCATGTTTTCTACACCATTAATCTGCTCTTCCAGCGGAATTACGATACTTTTAAGTACCACATCCGCATTGGCTCCTGTATAACTCGCTGCCACGTTTACCGTTGGCGGCGCAATATCCGGATATTGGGAAATCGGTAACTCAATTAGGCCTAAAACACCTAAAATAACGATAATAACAGATATTACCGTCGAGAGTACGGGTCTTTGTATAAATTTTTTAAACATTCTTTTTTTATTTTAAATCAGCGTAAACTGTTTCTGGACTTTGCTTTTGCGCTTTAATTTCAGTTCCTTCTTTTAGAGAAGCTACTCCTTCTAAAACTATTTCGTCTCCTGCCTGCAAACCGCTTGTTACTACATAATAGTTTCCTGCCGTATTTTCAAGTACTGTGATATTAGCATTTCTTGTTTTTCCGTCTTTTCCTAAAACAACTGCAAACATTTTATCTTGAAGTTCGAATGTTGCACTTTGAGGAATAATGATTCCGTCTTTTACTTCTTTTGGAATACGAACTGTAGTACTGCTTCCGCTTCTGATAATTCCTTTTGGATTTGGGAAACGCGCTCTAACGTTTACCGTTCCAGTTTCAGTATTGATTAATCCGTTTACAGTTTCAATATGTCCTTTTTCATCGTAAGCAGAACCATCTGAAAGCAATAAAGAAACTGCTGGCATACTTTTTAATTTTTGGTTTAATGAAGCTCCTGAATCTTTAGTAAAATTCAATAGTGTTTTTTCATTCATTGCAAAATAAGCATACACATTACCGATACTTGAAACTGTGGTTAAAGGTTCTGTAGTATTTGAACTTACCAAACTTCCTAAACGAAACGGAATAGAACCTACCACTCCATTTACTGGACTTGTTACAGTAGTATATCCTAAATTAACTTTAGCATTTACTAAAGCTGCATTTGCCTGAGCCAAAGCCGCCAAAGCTGACTCATAAGTATATTGCGCCGATTCTAAATCATATTTACTGATGATTCCTTTTTCAACCAAAGGTTTTACTTTATTCACAGCCAGTTTAGCCGAACTTAAATCTGCCTGAGCACTTTTAATACTTGCAGTTGCCGTTCTTACTTGCTGCTCATATTCTGGAGCACTAATTTTAAATAAAGGCTGTCCAGCTTTTACCACTGCACCTTCATCTACAAAAATTTTGTCAATATACCCCTCAACTCTTGGGCGGATTTCTATATTTTGCTGTCCTTGAATACTTGCTGGAAAATCGCTGTTTAATGTCGCTGATTCCTGCTGTAACGTCACAGTCTTATACTCTTTTATCTGCGGTGCTCCGCCAGCTTGAGCCGACTTATCATTTTTACCACAAGATGCGATAATAAATGCTGCTGCGAGAATACTTAAAAATGATTGCTTATTCATTGTGAAAAATGTGTGATTATCGATTATATGACAACAAAAGAACTAAAATATAACAAACGAAAATTTTCAAATAGACGAAGAGCAAAAGACAATCGATAAAGGCAACCTTAGAACCGATGGACTTTTTTAAAATATTAAACAAGTGTTTAATTTTTGTCTTATCGGCTCTAAAACGCTTTTTAGAGACTCTAAATCCCTGTTGGGCGATTGCTAAAAAATTGTATTCGATTAAAATGTAATATTGCCATATAAATCATAAATTGTAATGACACCAAATATTTTTAGACCCTATTTATTTACCGGATTACACATTCTAAGCTGGGTATTATTAGGCTTTATCATGTTGTTTTACATGCCATTAACTTGGAATGTAATACTTCCAGGTGCATTTTGGCTTTGGCAGATTATTATATTGCTCTTATTAATGGTTATTTTTTATTCTAATGCGAGAATCATTGTTCCCAAAACCATCTTTAAAGACAATATTTCTCCTTTTATGATTTGGGCTCTTGTCATCATTTTTGCCATGCAGCTTATTGCTTATTTTTATACATCACAGACCGATCTTCATAATAAAATTAGTTTGATCTTAGGATTCAAAAAATATAGAAATCCTTACTTTGACAATTACGTTTTGACCCTCACTTTGTTGGTTTTAGGAATCAGTACGAGCTGGGCGATGCTTCAATATTGGCAGAAAGCCGCACAGCACAAGCAGAAATTAGAGCAGGACAAAACAATGGCTGAACTGGCAATGCTAAAAGCACAGATTAATCCGCATTTTTTCTTTAATTCCTTAAACAGTATTTATTCTCTGACTTATACTGATATTGAAGATTCTCGAAATGCACTTCATACCTTAAGCCGTATGATGCGTTATTTACTTTACAGTACTGAAGGAGAAAGAACAACTTTATTAAAAGAAGTCGAATTTCTAAAAGATTTTATTGCTTTAATGAAACTGCGTGCTAACAGCAAATTGACTATTACAACTGAGATTCCTGAAAAAATTCAGGATTATCCAATTGTTCCAATGTTATTACTACCTTTAGTAGAAAATGCATTTAAACATGGTGTTCATGCCACTGATAAAAGCGAAATACACATAAAATTGACACAACAAGGAACTGACTTAGAGTTTGAAGTAGAAAATACTTTCTTCGAAAAAGTCTCTATTCCCGATGTAGGAGGCATTGGTTTAACCAATACCAAACGAAGATTGCATCTGATTTACCCCAATCATCATTTTATGACTTTTGGTGTTACTCCAGATGGAACTTATAAAATTAAATTGAAAATAACTTTAGAGCAATGACCGTATTAAGATGTATAGCAGTAGATGATGAACCATTAGCTTTGAAATTGGTTGAAACCTTTATTCACCAGACGCCATTTTTAGAATTGATTACTACCTGTGACAATGCTGTAGATGCAATGGGTATTATTAGAGAAGAAAAACCGGATGTGGTTTTCTTAGATATTAATATGCCGAATTTGACGGGAATGGAATTGGCAAGACTTTTACAAGATCAAGCTGGCCCATTGCCAAAAATTGTTTTTACAACGGCTTACAATCATTATGCTATTGAGGGTTATCGAGTGAATGCTGTAGATTATCTTTTAAAGCCTTTTAGTTATGAAGAATTTCTACGTGCGGCCAATAAAGTGTTGCAATTGCATGAAGAAGCGAATAATAATGTATTCCAAAACATTGCTGCAGATGATGAGTTTATCTTTTTAAAAGTCGAATACCAATGGGTTCGTATTTCTTTAAAAGACATCTGCTATATTGAAAGTTTGAAAGATTATGTAAAAGTGCATCTTGAAGATTCACAGAAAGCTGTACTCTCACTTATATCCCTTAAAGCTTTAGAAGAAAAACTTCCATCTTCAAAATTCATGCGCGTACACCGCTCTTTCATCGTTTCATTAGATAAAATCAGCGCCATCAGTAAAAACTCCATTTTTATCGATAAGATAGAAATTACGGTTGGCGAACAATACAAAGAAGCCTTTAAGACAATGGTTGATAAATGGCTAAAATAAAATTAGAATTATAATAATTATGGAAAAAAGATCAAACAAATATTATTTAACCTTAAGCCTTAAGGAATATGCAAATGGCGAAACTGAACCTGCAAAGGAATTAGGAATCGAATTTGACAATCACGATGAAATTTTTGGAATCATTGACAGAATCAAAGAAAAGAACATTTTTGCCGACGATTCTGAAGCTGTTCAATTTGCAATCGGACTAAAATTATTCAGCGAAATCAAAATCAAAAATCGTAAAAACCCTCTTTTTGACGAATTAAATGAAGTTTTTCCTGTTTTCATGAAAAAACTAAAAAGTCTTTAAGAATCCCTTGAAATTCAAGACCCCATCGATATTGCTTTTCAAAGTTTGAATGTTAAATTTAACTTAAGAAATAAATAATCCAATTCTTACTGGCAATAATCTCTTACAAATTCCCGTTTCAATTAAGCATGTCCCACTAAATGCTTTTCCAAAAGAAGTTTAATTTCTGTTTTTGAAATTCTTTTGCTTCGCTTAAAGCATTTAGGCATTCTTAATTGAAAATATTAAGGAGAATTTATTTAGAAACTGACCATTTCATTTTAAATAAATTTCCAAATCAATCTTCTCTTTCGAAATGTTCGATAATGCATAATTTATTTTTTAACCATTAAAATGAAAGCATTATGATAATTCAAAAAAGTATTTTACTTCTTGTTGGAGTCTTAGCCTTAAGCAGTTGTTCCAACAATGACAATGATGACAATACCAATACTGGGCCAACAGGGCCACCTGTAGAGACTGGGACGGCTAACACTTCTTATCAGCCAGCATTTTCCGGACAAACACGTGCAGGAAGCATTCAGACTACCACCGAAATTGAATCTAAAGTTATCACCAGCGGTTTAAGCGCTCCTTGGGGCGTTGCTTATCTTCCTGACGGACGTCTTTTAGTTACTGAAAAAGCGGGAAATATTAAAATTGTTACTCAAGCAGGAGTAATTGGTAATGCCTTAACAGGAGTTCCCGCAGTTAATCCAGCTGACCAAGGAGGTTTACTAGGGATTTGTCTTGATCCTGCATTTGAAACAAATAGAATGATTTATTGGGTATTTTCTGAAGCAGTAGCAGGTGGCAATATTACCGCTGTTGCAAAAGGAAGAATATCTAATAATGAAACTGCTCTTGAAAATGTTACCGTTATCTATCGTTCTAACACACCAAATGCCAGTACGCTGCATTATGGAGGCCGTGTTTTATTTGATAAAACTGGAAATTTATTTGTAAGTATTGGAGAAAGATCTGTTTTACAAACGCGTCCTTTAGCTCAAGCAGTAAACAGCAGTTTGGGTAAAGTGGTTCGTATTACAACTAACGGACAAGCTGCATCAGGAAATCCAACTATTACAGGAACTGGTGCTTTACCAGAGTTATATACTATTGGACACAGAAATCCACAAGGATTGGCTATACATCCTACAACTGGAGAATTATGGCAGAGTGAACACGGGCCAAGAGGTGGTGATGAAATTAACAGAATTAAAGCGGGAGCTAATTATGGCTGGCCAACGATTACTTACGGAATCGAATACGGCGGTGCTAAAATTGGTGACGGGATAACACAAAAAGAAGGAATGGAACAACCTGTTTATTATTGGGATCCTGTTGTTTCTCCA
This portion of the Flavobacterium panacagri genome encodes:
- a CDS encoding efflux RND transporter permease subunit, producing MFKKFIQRPVLSTVISVIIVILGVLGLIELPISQYPDIAPPTVNVAASYTGANADVVLKSIVIPLEEQINGVENMTYMTSTATNDGNASIKVFFKVGTNPDLAAVNVQNRVSRATSLLPVEVTQAGVTVTKSQSSNLLIFSLYSDDKAYDQTFLQNYAKINLVPQIQRVVGVGDVTVFGAKDYSMRIWLKPDVMQQYKLIPSDISAALAEQNIEAAPGKFGENGNQAFQYVIKYKGRLTSAKEFEEIIIKSVGNGQMLRLKDVAKVELGSLSYSSTIKTNGVESAAMAISQTPGSNARDVIINSKKLIEEAAKSFPKGMKYTIMVDVNENLDASIEKVIHTLVEAFILVFIVVFIFLQDFRSTLIPAIAVPVAIVGTFFFLNLFGFTINLLTLFAMVLAIGIVVDDAIVVVEAVHAKLDDGYKSAKKATIHAMDEISGAIISITLVMAAVFIPVTFITGSTGVFYKQFGITLAVAIILSAVNALTLSPALCALLLKPHADDHKHKSFLQRFYTSFNVAFDNVTQRYKRSVSFLSVKKWIALASIIIAGLALVYMMKTTPSAFVPSEDQGTVFANISLPPSASMERSDIIAKRVDSIAKTIPGVKNTLRIVGQNFTAGAGSAYSMVIVKLYPWDQRDLSVDDVIGQLFAKTSGIREASIFFISPPTIQGFGQSGGFEFQLQDKGGHTTAEFFKVNNEFLAKLSERPEIQYATTPFNPGFPQYMMDINLAKAKDAGVSVNTILSTMQGYYGGLYASNFNKFGKQYRVMVQASPEFRANTQGLNKIFVRNSAGNMAPITEFVKMTRVFGPESISRFNLFTSISITGAPKPGYSSGDAIKAIQEVAAENLPAGYGYEFSGLTREELASGSETIFIFVLCLVFVYFLLSAQYESYILPFAVLLSIPFGLAGAYLFSIIFKLNSNIYLQISLIMLIGLLAKNGILIVEFALDRRRKGLPVVQAAIEGAVARLRPILMTSFAFILGLVPLMFASGAGAVGNKSIGTGAVGGMLIGTILGVFVIPVLFIIFQNLQEKISGPAKDGYDDDDDEEEIHLIEAHKE
- a CDS encoding efflux RND transporter periplasmic adaptor subunit; its protein translation is MNKQSFLSILAAAFIIASCGKNDKSAQAGGAPQIKEYKTVTLQQESATLNSDFPASIQGQQNIEIRPRVEGYIDKIFVDEGAVVKAGQPLFKISAPEYEQQVRTATASIKSAQADLSSAKLAVNKVKPLVEKGIISKYDLESAQYTYESALAALAQANAALVNAKVNLGYTTVTSPVNGVVGSIPFRLGSLVSSNTTEPLTTVSSIGNVYAYFAMNEKTLLNFTKDSGASLNQKLKSMPAVSLLLSDGSAYDEKGHIETVNGLINTETGTVNVRARFPNPKGIIRSGSSTTVRIPKEVKDGIIIPQSATFELQDKMFAVVLGKDGKTRNANITVLENTAGNYYVVTSGLQAGDEIVLEGVASLKEGTEIKAQKQSPETVYADLK
- a CDS encoding sensor histidine kinase, producing the protein MTPNIFRPYLFTGLHILSWVLLGFIMLFYMPLTWNVILPGAFWLWQIIILLLLMVIFYSNARIIVPKTIFKDNISPFMIWALVIIFAMQLIAYFYTSQTDLHNKISLILGFKKYRNPYFDNYVLTLTLLVLGISTSWAMLQYWQKAAQHKQKLEQDKTMAELAMLKAQINPHFFFNSLNSIYSLTYTDIEDSRNALHTLSRMMRYLLYSTEGERTTLLKEVEFLKDFIALMKLRANSKLTITTEIPEKIQDYPIVPMLLLPLVENAFKHGVHATDKSEIHIKLTQQGTDLEFEVENTFFEKVSIPDVGGIGLTNTKRRLHLIYPNHHFMTFGVTPDGTYKIKLKITLEQ
- a CDS encoding LytR/AlgR family response regulator transcription factor, producing MTVLRCIAVDDEPLALKLVETFIHQTPFLELITTCDNAVDAMGIIREEKPDVVFLDINMPNLTGMELARLLQDQAGPLPKIVFTTAYNHYAIEGYRVNAVDYLLKPFSYEEFLRAANKVLQLHEEANNNVFQNIAADDEFIFLKVEYQWVRISLKDICYIESLKDYVKVHLEDSQKAVLSLISLKALEEKLPSSKFMRVHRSFIVSLDKISAISKNSIFIDKIEITVGEQYKEAFKTMVDKWLK
- a CDS encoding DUF3861 domain-containing protein, producing MEKRSNKYYLTLSLKEYANGETEPAKELGIEFDNHDEIFGIIDRIKEKNIFADDSEAVQFAIGLKLFSEIKIKNRKNPLFDELNEVFPVFMKKLKSL
- a CDS encoding PQQ-dependent sugar dehydrogenase → MIIQKSILLLVGVLALSSCSNNDNDDNTNTGPTGPPVETGTANTSYQPAFSGQTRAGSIQTTTEIESKVITSGLSAPWGVAYLPDGRLLVTEKAGNIKIVTQAGVIGNALTGVPAVNPADQGGLLGICLDPAFETNRMIYWVFSEAVAGGNITAVAKGRISNNETALENVTVIYRSNTPNASTLHYGGRVLFDKTGNLFVSIGERSVLQTRPLAQAVNSSLGKVVRITTNGQAASGNPTITGTGALPELYTIGHRNPQGLAIHPTTGELWQSEHGPRGGDEINRIKAGANYGWPTITYGIEYGGAKIGDGITQKEGMEQPVYYWDPVVSPSGMTFYAGKRVPEWQNNLFIGALSGQHIVRLAFKDNKVAGEERLLSGEGQRFRDITQGKDEALYAVTDQGRLYKIDKK